The region GCGTAAATGATAGAATTTAGATCATTAAAGCAAAGCCTCTCTTTATTCTCGTTGAGGAATTTAAATTTTATAGTTAATTGGTTGTTAATCCTCACCCCGGTGGGGATTTTTTATATCCTCACTTTTCCCAAGTATCACACATTCAATATATAAGCATTTTATGGCACGATTAAATTTACTAGAAGAGACGCGATATGAGAAGCTGCCGGTAACGGTGTACCCTGATCAGAAGACAGCCTCGCTGGCGGTAGCCGGGCGGATAGCCGCCCTGATCCGCAGCAAGCAGGCAGCAGGCAAACCAGCGGTGCTGGGCCTGGCGACCGGTGTAACGCCGGTAGGCGTTTACGCCGAGCTGGTGCGCCAGCACCGGGAGGAAGGCCTGTCCTTCGCCAACGTTGTCACCTTTAACCTGGACGAGTACTACCCCATGAAACCCGACGCGGTGCAAAGCTATGTTACGTTCATGAACGAGA is a window of Mucilaginibacter terrenus DNA encoding:
- a CDS encoding 6-phosphogluconolactonase — protein: MARLNLLEETRYEKLPVTVYPDQKTASLAVAGRIAALIRSKQAAGKPAVLGLATGVTPVGVYAELVRQHREEGLSFANVVTFNLDEYYPMKPDAVQSYVTFMNENLFDHVDIDRANVHIPDGTLEQDAVAAFCLNYEHQIEELGGLDLQLLGIGRTGHIGFNEPGS